From a region of the Nothobranchius furzeri strain GRZ-AD chromosome 12, NfurGRZ-RIMD1, whole genome shotgun sequence genome:
- the kcnj12b gene encoding ATP-sensitive inward rectifier potassium channel 12, with translation MSVGRAHQHSFLSCEEEGGLRLSTMPAVGSFGNGKIHTRRKCHSRFVSKAGQCNVHFSNMDEKSMRYISDIFTTCVDIRWRYMFLLFSLAFVVSWLSFGLAFWIIGLLHGDMDSQGMDNDSFVPCVKQVHTFVAAFLFSVETQTTIGYGARYVTEECPTAVFMVVFQSIMGCIIDAFMIGAIMAKMARPKKRAETLLFSHNAVIAMRDGKLCLMFRVANLRKSHIVEAHVRAQLVKPRYTEEGEYIPMDQIDMNVGYDKGTDRLFLVAPLTIIHEIDEESPLFGISKQDLETSDFEIVIILEGLVEATAMTTQARSSYLPSEILWGHRFEPVIFEERNQYRVDYAYFHKTFEVPSTPRSSAKDMEERKFPTSGANSFCYENELAFIGRDEEGEGGETEQSELTTSERNQPSSRQESAI, from the coding sequence ATGAGTGTGGGAAGGGCTCACCAACACAGCTTCTTGTCctgtgaagaagaaggaggactCAGGCTGAGTACCATGCCTGCTGTGGGCAGCTTTGGCAACGGCAAGATCCACACGAGGCGCAAATGCCACAGCCGCTTTGTCAGCAAGGCCGGTCAGTGCAACGTCCACTTCTCAAACATGGACGAGAAGTCCATGAGGTACATATCCGACATTTTCACAACTTGCGTGGACATCCGCTGGCGATACATGTTCCTGCTGTTCAGCCTGGCATTTGTGGTGTCCTGGCTGTCGTTTGGGTTGGCCTTCTGGATCATTGGCCTTCTGCATGGAGACATGGACAGCCAAGGAATGGACAATGACAGTTTTGTTCCGTGTGTCAAGCAGGTCCACACTTTCGTGGCAGCTTTCCTCTTTTCTGTCGAGACCCAGACAACCATAGGGTATGGAGCACGCTATGTGACAGAGGAATGTCCAACAGCTGTCTTCATGGTTGTCTTTCAGTCCATTATGGGCTGCATCATTGACGCCTTTATGATCGGCGCCATCATGGCCAAGATGGCGAGACCTAAGAAGCGAGCTGAGACTCTGTTGTTCAGCCACAACGCGGTGATCGCCATGAGGGACGGGAAGCTGTGCCTCATGTTCAGGGTTGCTAACCTGAGGAAGAGCCACATTGTGGAGGCTCATGTGCGGGCCCAGCTGGTAAAGCCCCGTTACACAGAAGAAGGTGAGTACATCCCCATGGATCAGATCGACATGAATGTGGGATACGACAAAGGCACAGATCGCCTGTTTCTGGTTGCACCCCTCACCATCATCCATGAGATTGACGAAGAGAGCCCATTGTTTGGCATCAGTAAGCAAGACCTGGAAACGTCTGACTTTGAGATCGTGATCATCCTTGAAGGGCTGGTGGAGGCCACGGCCATGACGACCCAAGCACGCAGCTCCTACCTGCCTTCTGAAATCCTGTGGGGTCACCGCTTTGAGCCCGTCATCTTTGAGGAGAGGAACCAGTACCGAGTGGATTATGCCTACTTTCACAAAACATTTGAGGTACCCTCCACCCCCAGGAGCAGCGCCAAGGACATGGAGGAGAGAAAGTTCCCCACATCTGGCGCCAACTCCTTCTGCTATGAGAACGAGCTGGCTTTCATAGGCAGGGACGAGGagggagaaggaggagagacGGAGCAGTCTGAGCTGACCACCTCTGAACGAAATCAACCGTCCTCCCGACAGGAATCTGCTATTTGA